The Stegostoma tigrinum isolate sSteTig4 chromosome 22, sSteTig4.hap1, whole genome shotgun sequence DNA segment cataatttcatatgtttctataatatgtccccctcattcttctaaattccaattagtatagtcccagtctactcaatctttccCGAAAAGGtgaccctctcaactctggaatcaacctagtgaacctcctttgcacctcctccagttccagtgtatcctttctcaagtaaggataCCAAAACGGTACATACTACTCCAGGTATGGCTTCACCAGCAtgttatacagctgcagcataacctccctatttttaaaactcaatccctctcacAATCCAGGACAGTATTTCATTGGCCTtcttaattatctgctgcacctgcaaaccaaccttctgcgaTTCATGCAGAAGTACATCCAGGTGCATGAATGTGGGCATGCAGATTCCCATGCAACTCATATTCATGGAATTGTATCATATAGGCTATGACCCAGGCAACAACTTTATCCATGGCAAGACAGACCCAGCAGCAGTCTTGGCACAGTGGTGGATAGTCAGGAGGCAGTTTCCCTAgaagtcctcaatattgactgtGGACTGCATGGGCAAGGaaactcctgctgattaccatgtgtCACCACTTCAGCAGATAAATCAGTATCCCTCCATTTGGAGGAGGAAACACTGAGGCTGGCAAGGGTGCAGAGTGTACTGTGGATGGGGGCTCTTCAATCGTCCATCATCAAGAATGTCTTAGGGAAGCTCTACTTACAAAACTGTTCAAGTCTTAAAGGACATAGTTTCATACTGGGTCTGTGGAATGTGATTAAAGTGAAGGTAAAGGTGctgcaaaaaaaagtgaaaaaacatCCTTTTTTCTAATCCTCATCAATCTGCTTGCTCAAGATGCATCTGTCCCTGATGATATCAGGAGGACTGACCATCATAcattccttgtggagacaaagtccggTGTTCATATTGAGGATCCCCTCTATCATTGTGTGATACTACCACTAAATCGGAATAGAGTTCagacagatctagcaactgaagactgggcagCCAAGAAGGTCTGTGGActatcagcagcagaattgtattccaacacCATCTGCTACCTCAAGGCTTGGCATTTCCCTAACtctatcatagaaacatagaaaataactGCAGGAAGAGAcaattcagccctttaagcctactctgctattcagtatgaccatggctgattatCTAATTTAGTACCTTGTTCCTGCTTTTGTTACCATATCTTTTGATCCTTTTAACCCTaaagaactacatctaactcctagaaaactttcaatgttttggtctcaaccgcattctatggcagagaattccacaggctcaccactgtccaAATGAAAAAtgtctctcctcctctcagtcctaagtggTCTACCCATTGTGACATCGTATTCGGGACTCCCGagttatcaggaacatcctccctgtggTTTACCATTTCTAGACCTAACAGAATTTTCTAGGTTTCCATGAGATTTCCCCCCTTTTCTTCTGAACTGTAGTGAATATAATCTAAACCACTTCAACCTCTCCTAAGTGAAAAGATGCAGGAGCAGTAGTAGACATAGCTCAAAATAATGTTAgcatagtggctcaatggttagtccTACTACCTCACAGTATCAGGGATTTGGGTTCAATTACAGCATCAGgggtctgtttgtgtggagtttgctcattctccctatgtctgtgtgggtttcttctggatgcccttagaacatagaacatagaactgtacagcacaggaatgggtcctttggcccatgatgttgtgctgaacatgatgccaaatgaaactaatcccttctgcctgcattggtccatgtccctccatttCTTACATATTCATGTGATTATCTATGAGTCCCTTAAATGCTTATGCATCTGCCCCCACCATCACAccagcagtacattccagactcctatTACCCTGTAAAAAAAACCTGCTTctcatctcctttgaattttccccaTCTAGCCTTAAATGTatgtcccctagtattagacatttcaactctgggagaaagattctgactgtcgACCCTACCtaagcatctcataattttatagacttctatcaggtctcccctcagcctctgccactcaagagaaaacaacatgTGTTTTTCTCACCTCTCCTTATAGCCTCCTGtttagcatcctggtaaacttctgcaccctctccaaagcctccacatccttcttctaatGAGGTCAGCAGAATTGAACTCAATAACTGTGGCCTAATCAAACTCTTACAAAGCTTCAACACAACATCTTGACTCTTGTGCTCAGttcactgagcaataaaggcaagtatgccatacaccttctttaccaacTATCAACTTGTGCGGCCACTTTCGGGGAGCTATGGGCTTGAACCCTAAGATCCtttgtttcctcccatagtccaaaggtgtgcaggttagatggactggctatgctaaattgcccaaagtgtccagggatgtgcagaataggtggaGTACctatgggagatgcagggttacagataGGGTAGTGCGGAGGGGGGGGGGcactcaaaggaccaaatggcctgcttccaaaacatagggattctatgattctaagctgTCAACTTGTGTGAAGTTGGAACATTTCTTTCATATTACTTGTGccgggctcaaaatgttaattctgtttcttaatTCACAGAAGCTGCGAGATCTACCCAggttcttcagcattttctgcttttgtttccgatttccagcaacTGTGGTATTTTGCTTATTTTTGTCAAGGTGGACTTAAAAAGATGTTAAGACTGTTCAGGATCTTGTACATGTCAATGAAGTCATTCCTCAATCTAAGCTCCATTGAAAACAAGCCCAGTGTctccaaagctgacgtttcgggcctagacccttcatcagagagggggatggggagagggaactggaataaatagggagagagggggaggtggaccgaagatggagagtaaagaagataggtggagagagcgtaggtggggaggtagggaggggacaggtcagtccagggaagacggacaggtcaaggaggtgggatgaggttagtaggtagatgggggtgcggcttggggtgggaggaagggatgggtgagaggaagaactggttagggaggcagagacaggttggactggttttgggatgcagtgggtggggggggaagagctgggctggttgtgtggtgcagtggggggaggggacgaactgggctggtttagggatgcagtaggggaaggggagattttgaaactggtgaagtccacattgataccatatggctgcagggttcccaggcggaatatgagttgctgttcctgcaaccttcgggtggcatcattgtggcagtgcaggaggcccatgatggacatgtcatcaagagaatgggagggggagtggaaatggtttgcgactgggaggtgcagttgtttgttgcgaactgagcggaggtgttctgcggaGGTGTTCACCTCtgcgcagaacacctccgctcagttcgcaacaaacaactgcacctcccagtcgcaaaccatttccactccccctcccattctcttgatgacatgtccatcatgggcctcctgcactgccacaacgatgccacccgaaggttgcaggaacagcaactcatattccgcctgggaaccctgcagccatatggtatcaatgtggacttcaccagtttcaaaatctccccttcccctactgcatccctaaaccagcccagttcgtcccctccccccactgcaccacataaccagcccagctcttcccccccacccactgcatcccaaaaccagtccaacctgtctctgcctccctaaccggttcttcctctcacccatcccttcctcccaccccaagccgcacccccagctacctactaacctcatcccacctccttgacctgtccgtcttccctggcctgacctatcccctccctacctccccacctacactttctccacctatcttctttactctccatcttcggtccgcctccccctctctccctatttattccagttccctctccccaaccccctctctgatgaagggtctaggcccgaaacgtcagcttttgtgctcctgagatgctgcttggcctgcggtgttcatccagcctcacattttattatcttggaattctccagcatctgcagttcccattaccccagtgTCTCCAAACTTCCTTTGTAAGACAACCAGTTCAGTCCAGTTAGAAATCTATTTGAACTGCATCTAATGCATTtacatatttccttaaataagaagtccaaaactgcacatggtatttgaggtgtggtctcactaatatcATGTATAACTGAGCCATAATATCCAGCACTTTTATGTCCAATccctctcataataaaggatagtGTTCTATTAACCTTATTAATTACTTACTGTACCCATATACTAGCTTTGTGACTCATGTACTGGAACATCTAGATCTCTCTGCACCTCTGAATTCTGTAGTCATTGTTGATTTAGGTAATGGGTCTCCTTTATTtattattcttgccaaagtgacCAATTTCATAtattcccacattacattccatcttgTTGGATTTTTCCCTCACCCAGAGAACCTATCTGTAACCTCATCATCAAAAGTACAtaggtttctgaggaagggtgactggacccaaaacattaactctgatttctcttcacagatgttgccagacctgctgacctttcttagcaacttctgtttttgtttctgatttacagcatctgcagttcttttggtttttatttagtttgtAACCTCCTCATGTTCTCTTCACAAGATATTTTCcgatctagagatagtaggaactgccgatgctagaaaatctgagataacaaggtgtagagctgaatgaacacagcagaccaagcagcatcagaggagctggaaggcttacgtttcaggtctggacccttcttcagaatatcaagggtccagacctgaaatgtcagctttcctgctcctctgatgctgcttggcctgctgtgttcatccagctctacaccttgttatttcatactttcctatctatctttgtatcatttgcaaatttagctaTCATGCCTTTgctcccctcatctaagtcattaattaaTGATGCTGAGGCCCTGGCACAGATCCCTGAGACCTGACTTGTCAAATCCTgtcaattagaaaaaaaaatccatttgtttGTACTGTTTTCAGGCCAGCCAACCAGTCTTCTATCAATTCTAATATGTTACAGGCTCACCCTTTCCACAGCACGTTAATCTTTGAAAAACTCCCAACAAATTAGTTtagcataatttccctttcacaaaactatgttgaatATTCCTAATTACTTTGAAGCCTctttgggtggggtgctcttcagagagtcagtgcgggcttgatgggctgaatggcctctttccgcactgtagggattctatgattcttctggAGTGCCCACCTATAACTTCCTTGGAGATTGATTCTAACATTCCCCACAATAGACATCAACCTAACTGGTCTATACTGTTTTCTGCGTCTCGCTTCTTGAATTGAGGGATTATATTTGATACTTCAAATTCTGATGAAGCCTTTCCAGAACTGAAGAAAATCTAGCAAATTAACAGCAACGCCTCGACTACCTTGCCGCTCTTTTAAGAACCTAAATTGAAATCAACAGGACCGGCGGACTCGTAATCCCACAGCTCCATAAACTTGCTCCGTACTTCTTCCCCAGTGACTGTAATTTTAATAAGTTCTTTCTCCCTTCCACCACCTGATGTACAGCCGTTACTGGAATTTTATTTTGTATCTCGTGTCATGAAGACAagtgaaatatttgttcatttcatctgcTAGTTGCTTATTATTTACCATTAACTCTCCATTATTATACTGTAGATGACTCTGTGCTTAACATTTGTCCGGTGCCGCAATTTAAGCCGCAGAGAGTTGGAGCTCCTCTACTCACCAGTCCCTTTcccttttctttttttcttcttttcttcataGCTTTTTTTTCCTTCCCTCTGCGCCCTTCTGCTGTACCTGGAGACTGGAGTTGAGGAGCGGACTGAGCACGGGCCGAGTCTCGCCGCAGAGTGATTGTGGGCCAGATCCCACGGCAGAGTGAGCTTGGGCTGATCCCGCAGCACAGCGAGCGCAGGCCGAGTCATGGAGCAGGAGTAGCCAACGGACCGACTCGCAGAGTGGTGGTGGAGCGAGTGCTGAGTGGAGGCAGCATGGGCTCGTACTCTGGGGCCGGCGGGCATGGACTGGAACTTAAATACTTCTTGTCACCAattatcattctggacttttGCAACCGTTCCCATGCTAATCCGTATTTTTTAGACTCTAACGCCATTGGCTTTTTCACTCCGTAACTGCAGaaaagtatctgtacctagggTAGCACCGAAAGGCAATATTACAAACTTTTCACGGCATTCAttcgagtgcatgtgacaataaagactATTCTATTTGCCTCATTGGATTCCTCTAGAAATTCTTCCTATCCTATTCGTACATTTCTAGCTAATTTCTTCTCATACTGTAATTTCTTTCCTTCAACTAACCTTTCAGTTTTTGTCTGTCACTCTTTATAATCTGACTGATAATAACAGTTCTATGCTTGTACATAAACTTTGTTTTTTCTAACTTCATTAGTGAATTTCAGACCTCAGCACAGACTCACCTGGACATCCATGTGCAGTTAAAGTGAAAACGATCATCATTAAACTACCATGCAGAGTGGTGACTGCCATTTGAGTCTTCCTACTGGTCTCTTCTAGACCAAAGTGCTTCGTGATCCTGGTAGCTCACCCTTATTCTCTGTGATGATGGGTTTGTTATTAATGCAGCGAGCATCCACTGTGTTTTGCATCACTACCAACTGGATTGGAGACTGGATGGGTTGATCCATCTCAGGACCATATTCCTCACTGGGATCTTTACCTCTGCAGTCATACAAAACGCATGAAATAAGGAAAAGCAATAATAGAATCACATAACTAGCCACAAGTATAATCAGGTTCAAAGTTACAGGGTCTATTTCCAGATAAAACTCCATTTATTCCTCTGTGTTTTAATGCTCCATACTAGAACATCGTTTCCACAAAGTCTGAGAAGTCATTGTAGTTTCAGAAGCTAAAGTGAGCAGGCTGGTCTTATGATAAAAATATCATTAATCTTTTACTCAGAGCTTGAACAGAAGGATTTAAAGCTATTCAGTTTAATCACTTAAACCCTTTCAATCTAGGATACCATCATCGTACAGAAATCTGATTGATAtgtgctgaaaatcagaaaacaTTAGGATAGATGAAGCTCAAATATTCATAGCGTAATCCAGTAAGACCACATTCACCATCATTAAAGAGATTGTGGGCATTTGTTTGATGGTGTCTTAAAGGATAGTAaaataaagtcaccattgtcctactggaccatagggctgctctctcattagagagggatgattggtggtggtttaatctaatggtcaccacatctcaggcaatGGGAGAAGTTTCAAACGAGAGTCTGTTGCTGTAACTCTAACTCGTGTGGGAATATGATTGGCATTGCTATGCCTTATAAAACGGCTGTCCATTCAAGTGAGCCAAACAACTGGCTTAGGGAATATGTTATTGCTGAACAAATGAAAGGTGCAAGTTCTCTGATCATCTACCTGCTTGAAGCTTGTATCGGAATATTAGGTCTTCATTATTGCAGTGATAAGTACGATTGGTAGAAAAGGATGAGCAAGACACAGATAAGTGAGTTTGATAGTCTTGTTCAGACATTCTTTGAAAAATCTTGGTGCAGTAATTCTCATGGTGAGCCTGAACAGTGAGTTTTGATTGCCTCAGGTAGCCATTGGAAACCTTAGTTGATTACTGGTCAAGATTGTAAATCAATTTTGTCCTACACTGCACCTGTATTCAGAACTCAGTCAACATGTTAATGACATCCATAGGAATGGCATATGCTTCCCAAACTATACTGTGATTAGTTTCCAGAGGAGTACCCTTGCACACTGCATGGGACCTGAACAACAATGTCTACTTCCATTCAATCATGGGGACAGCATGTAAAGATAGCaataattgcagatgctgcagtcagatataacaaggtatggagttggaggaacacagcaggccaggcggcatcagaagagtaggaaagctgacatttcaggttgggacccttctttataAATGGGAAGGGTGAAGGgacctgggaaataaatagagagaggaggaatgAGGCAggggtaggtaggtgggatggtgatggtgataagtgagtgtaGGTTTGGACTGTATGTCTTAAACgataacaccttccagtcatcaatccttttaactccctctcccactccctggatgacatgtctatcctggacTTTCTCCAGTGTCAGAATGACACCacgtgcaaactggaggagcatcacctcatattctgccaCAGGAGTGTACAGCCTGATGGCACAAACATGGacttcaccaattttaaaatctccccacccccagccttgtTCCATGCCCAAGCCTCCCCCTCAATCCTGCCTGCTTGACCTGatacaacatgtccatcttttctcccacctatccgtccctcccattccactgaccaattcccacacCCCCCACCAGTGACAATGAGGATGTTGGCAAGACATTATGTCCCATGGCCAGGATTGTATGTAGTCATAGCCACGTCAGTATGGCAATGCCCAGcatgccaacaaggacaaaaattaatGCAAACAGCTCCCCCATTTTCAAAAGAATGGCTGAGTAAACCCCAGACTTGGTTACACGTTGACTATTTTGGCCCTATCATGAGCTCAAGTTCTTATGTaggtttgattttgattttattgtcacttgtgtGGAAATACAGTCAAAatctttgtttacgagcagtataggcagatcacagcaagcaaaagatgtacagatcaaaaagacttagaggcatacaagttacattgagGTTATATTATCTGAGGttagaatccattcatcagtctatttagtcattgtggatgcccattgaAAGTGGCTAGATGTGCATAGAGTTCTTTAGTCAAACATGGGAACGATGGCAGAAAAACTTCGCACTTCAAACTCCTTTTGCAGAACATGGACTGCTGGAAGTGTTAGTCACAGATAATAGGCCATCATTTGCCAGCAGGGAGTTTGGGCATCTCCTAATGTCAAATAGTATCCATCCTATGAGGATAgtaccatcatccaatggtctggcagaaagggcagtccaaactttgaagacagGCTCAGCAAAATATTCTACAACCTCACTAGATACCAATTCCTATTTGATCacaggaccacccctcatgctaCCACAGGGATAGCTCTAGCAGACTTGCTAATGGTGAGAATACTCCATACCtagttaaatctgatttttccagaCCTGAGTGGGGAGAGTAAAACTGCATCCAGACAAGAGTCTGCTAAGCAAGAGacacagtttacttcaggggacgaagtttggtgtaggaaccacgaAAATGGCTTTGCATGGGTAAGGGCATGGTTGACACAAGGTCAGGCCCAGTGACATACTAAACTTTAGGTAGGTGCGACACatctgaacaagcacatggaccatatgaaagctgcaagtTCGCAAATGatgcaggagcaaaatgtgctTGGCTCCTTTTCTGCCATTCCGACCGTTCTAGAACTTGTGGTTCTCCTTCTccatcaagtgttgaagatattttggaatctgagatggaaaTAGCAGATGCCTCaatgcctttgccacctgaagagaagaatgaatttcttctgagatgctccaggCACAAGAGTTAAGCTAGACAAACAGGCGACTTGGAGAACATGGCAGACTAGGCAgcttctggaggaaaggaacaatGTTTCAGATATAACCCTTCAACCTACTGCATGTTACTCACCGCCCATATCAGAGggagagttggaggaacctgattCCGTGTTGAAATGCTCCAGGAGATACTACACAAAATAGAACTGGCTTATGCCGTCAGACTCAGAGGGAAGGGATTTAATGAATGTAATGAGGTCaccctcatagaatatgagttctccgATTGGGGCTGTAATCTGGTTGAGTCAGGGAGCctaggctgacagatataaacaggagagtcgggggttctgaaaacaaaaattgctggagatcacagcagatcaagcagcacccatggagagaaagcaagccagCGTTTCTAGATTCTTCATTGGAGCTTTCTCTCCAGGGAAGCTTCCTGACCcgctgtgacctccagcattttttgttttcagttcatattccagcgtctgcagtaatttgcttctacaTTGTGTTAGGGAATCTGTTCACTCTaagagttggatcagtgtcaaggactctctcaCTAAATTTGGTGATTGGgtgctggcctctgtggagttatttcagcagcAATTAACTTAAGTAAAGATACGGTTAGTAAACTGGAACATTATGGCATGAATAAGAGATATTTTGAGTGACTTATGTCTTTGcatcatgaatcacaaaacagcAGCTAATCCATATCAACAGCTTGATGTTGCAATTGTCTGTTTCTCCTCCAATGACAGTATGACAGAGAGAACATAATCATAAATAACTCATCCTGTTACCTTGAATAGTCTTGGCACAAAGGTGAATGACATGATCTACGGTTAAAATGGAATTTATTACCAGTGAGGAAAAAGGCATGGATGGTACGTTAGAACTAAATTATCCACTTTACTCAATTGATATCAGCCTTTTAACATATGCATGCAAAATGGAGTGTGCCTTTTACTGGACTAAGaaaatatttgttcctcagttatCTTTCCTCATCTTTTGAAGTGACTGACTCTTGTCTGTTTAAAGGTTTATTAATTCTGCCCACTATCTGAACCAAATGATCATCTTTCGGGTTCTAGCATAGATAGAGCATTCCGGTAAGATAGAGTCTGGGTATCATAGCTGAACCTGATGATGAATCTAGCCTGATATTCACTCACAAATGAATCAGAATAGTAGTTTGTTCAGGAGTAGTAATCCTCACACATTTGTACATTCCCCCAGCGACTGAACTCTAAGTCCATTTACAGCATCCTAAGCACACACACTGTAATGAGATAGAAATGGATTTTGGATCTATACTTTCATATTATATTGTGCGGGGCATTTTTCCATTGAATCATGAGGGAAGAGCTATGAAGGACATTCCTGATTTCCAAAAATGACCTTAGCAAGTTTAATACAATGGGCAATTGGCCAGGGAGGAAGTTCACAGGAATGATTAGCATGGAAGGCAGGATATGGGagagtgcaggaaatgcagagcCAGATTGAAGCTCTCAGTGACGTAATGGGTGGAAACTACTTCCGTCCTGTGACGGTTAAGCCCTAGGTTAAAGGAGTGGATCCTTCAACATgtgacacacgcactcacactcgcAAACAGTAGTTGCCATATCAGAGGTCAAGCAATGACCAGCAACATTGCTTCCAACTTTTTAAAGATCTGCAGCTCACACAAATTTAGGTTTAGGTTCACTCCAGGTCACACACTGCTGCCTTGTTAAAAGGACACATGATTGACTCATTCAAAAGCGCAACCTACATGTCTTTTGATTTTGTACAATAAGTCAGTGTTTCCACCTCAGGACCGTTCTCATCTGCTGCTGTATCCTGGCCTTCTTTCGGCATGAGCTGGCTAAAATCATGGCCATTGTCCTGAACAAGATGGTGGAAGCTCCTTCAGTGCAAGAACTAAAGAGGTTCTAAAAGAAGGTCCATCACTGCCATCTCAGATAAATGAAGGAAGGAATTGTAACCTTGCCAGTATCACTCATATCCTGCtaacaaatcaaaaaaaaaggttgataatgggaactgcagatgctggagaatccaagataatgaaatgtgaggctggatgaacacagcaggcccagcagcatctcaggagcacaaaagctgacgtttcgggcctagacccttcatcagagaggggtatggggtgagggttctggaataaatagggagagagggagaggcggaccgaagatggagagaaaagaagataggtggaggagtgtataggtggggaggtagagaggggataggtcagtccagggaagacggacaggtcaaggaggtgggatgaggttagtaggtaggagatggaggtgcggcttgaggtgggaagaagggatgggtgagaggaagaacaggttagggaggcagagacaggttggactggttatgggatgcagtgggtggaggggaagaaatctccccttcccccaccgcatcccaaaaccatcccagttcgtcccctccccccactgcaccacacaaccagcccagctcttcccctcccctctctccctatttattccagaactctcaccccatccccctctctgatgaagggtctaggcccgaaacgtcagcttttgtgctcctgagatgctgctgggcctgctgtgttcatccagcctcacatttcattaccaaaAAAAAGGTTGTTGTTTGGTTTGATCATTGTCAGCATACTGTATGGGTCTTGTGTCTGTaatagagtcatacggcatggaaagaTAAATCTTCCTGGTAATGAGTTTCTCAACCTATCATTGTTAAGTTGAATCTCAGCCAATCCTGAGCCCTGAAGAACTGTTTCAAAAGGAAAAGTTGTATCGTTATTCCACCCTACACAATCCCAGGACATCCCTAGCACTTTACTGACAGTGAAGTACTTTCAAGCCATAAGGTCATGgagctctacagcacagaaaaagacctttGGCCTATTGAATCTGCAGCGAGAAATTGCCAACTTGTGATGTTTAGGAATCAAGCCTAGGTCATCTGCCTGGAAGGCAGCCATGCTTACCACTACACCAGCCAGTGTTGTAATATAGGAAGTATAGCAGCCAATTAACACACAGCCAAGTAGTACCCATAAACtgtaatgaaataaatgattgaTCATATGTATTTTAGATGTTGGCCAAGGGGTGAATACTGGTTAGACCACTGGGAGATGCAAAATACTAACAATGTgcaggaaatactcagcaagtctggaagtaGAGATAATGGGCACATCCTGGGCTTTGTGTGATGGTGAGCTTGGAAGTAGGAGAGTTTTTAATTGACCAAGATGGTTTTGTACCTAAACCGACCCCTTTCCCACCTCTGCCAAATTAAAAA contains these protein-coding regions:
- the si:ch73-256g18.2 gene encoding small integral membrane protein 36, whose protein sequence is MEFYLEIDPVTLNLIILVASYVILLLLFLISCVLYDCRGKDPSEEYGPEMDQPIQSPIQLVVMQNTVDARCINNKPIITENKGELPGSRSTLV